The proteins below come from a single Gemmatimonadota bacterium genomic window:
- a CDS encoding FtsQ-type POTRA domain-containing protein encodes MKLNRTHPAARLMLGLAAGLLVSGAVAGLAMVGLALSEWTKTSPAFKLNTIDVAGNRLVGKEDIIAVSGLERGRNIWSADLSETERRLMLDRRFVQVAVTRRLPGTVVVRVEELQPIAFVQLDRLYGVSERGELIPLTPGNGLPDLPVITVDASSYRQAPGTAEPEDRSFESLRDAMSANPEMARALYLMRVLRTMSPAMYDELSEIHVSSPDDPVAYMVEGGLAIRFGTGHYPRKIEMLKRTVEQLEADAIRTRLIDLRFKDQVIVRPIVSNRSGSGRS; translated from the coding sequence ATGAAGCTAAACAGGACGCATCCCGCGGCCAGGCTGATGCTTGGACTCGCGGCCGGTCTGCTCGTCTCGGGCGCGGTGGCCGGTCTGGCCATGGTCGGCCTGGCGCTGTCCGAGTGGACGAAGACCTCGCCGGCGTTCAAACTGAACACCATCGACGTCGCGGGGAACCGCTTAGTCGGCAAAGAAGATATCATCGCGGTTTCCGGTCTTGAGCGTGGACGGAACATCTGGTCGGCCGACCTCTCGGAGACCGAAAGGCGACTTATGCTGGACCGGCGGTTCGTACAGGTCGCGGTCACCAGGAGACTGCCCGGTACCGTCGTGGTCCGCGTGGAGGAACTGCAACCGATCGCTTTCGTACAGCTGGACCGGCTGTACGGCGTCTCGGAACGCGGCGAGCTGATCCCCCTGACGCCCGGCAACGGGCTGCCGGATCTTCCCGTGATCACCGTCGACGCTTCAAGCTACCGGCAGGCGCCGGGTACCGCGGAGCCGGAGGACCGCAGTTTCGAATCGCTGAGAGACGCCATGTCGGCCAATCCGGAGATGGCCCGCGCGCTCTACCTGATGCGGGTGCTCAGGACGATGTCTCCGGCGATGTATGACGAGTTGTCCGAGATACACGTGTCCAGTCCCGATGACCCGGTCGCCTACATGGTCGAAGGCGGTCTGGCCATACGGTTCGGGACGGGTCACTATCCGAGGAAGATCGAGATGTTGAAAAGGACGGTGGAACAGCTGGAAGCCGATGCCATCCGTACCCGCCTGATCGACCTGCGGTTCAAGGACCAGGTCATCGTCCGGCCGATCGTATCCAACCGGTCCGGGAGCGGGAGATCGTAG
- the ftsA gene encoding cell division protein FtsA has product MARERIAALDLGTTRTVVLIGEIADDGLRILGRGASRSRGLRRGVVVNMDEAARSIDEALRTAERDAGARVNEVFVGFSGEHIESVNSSGAVAIATDVGRGVTQEDVFRAREAATALKIPSDRQVIHVLTQDHIVDDQCRIPDPCGMSGVRLEVLVHIVTGAVTPLRNVRNCIEQSGMRVRELVLDTIASCESALTSDEKELGVVLLDLGGGTTKVALLHQGSIRHSAVIPAGGNNLTNDIAIGLRTPHEDAERIKCCYASAVYVRPDRDNLIEVPGVGGREPREVTREELAFVVGPRIKELLLLAREEIRSSGFEDLVGTGVVITGGGALIPGIAKQAEQVFGMSAKIGAPEEVPGLENDEYAPTYATSVGLLRYAMYNLSEKERLHGTEGGLLDRMISRIAALM; this is encoded by the coding sequence ATGGCTCGTGAACGTATCGCCGCGCTCGATCTGGGTACCACCAGAACGGTCGTGCTGATCGGCGAGATTGCAGACGACGGACTGCGGATCCTGGGCAGGGGCGCGAGCAGGTCCCGGGGCCTCAGAAGAGGTGTCGTGGTCAACATGGACGAGGCCGCCCGTTCAATCGATGAGGCGCTCCGGACCGCGGAACGCGATGCGGGCGCCAGGGTAAACGAGGTATTCGTCGGGTTTTCCGGCGAGCACATCGAAAGCGTCAACAGCAGCGGCGCCGTGGCCATCGCGACCGACGTCGGCCGGGGCGTGACCCAGGAGGACGTATTCCGCGCCCGCGAAGCGGCGACGGCCCTTAAAATCCCCTCGGACCGTCAGGTCATCCACGTGCTCACCCAGGACCACATCGTGGACGACCAGTGCAGGATCCCCGACCCGTGCGGCATGTCGGGCGTCCGGCTCGAAGTGCTCGTGCACATCGTAACGGGCGCGGTCACCCCGTTGCGGAATGTACGCAACTGCATCGAGCAATCCGGAATGCGGGTCAGGGAACTCGTCCTGGATACAATCGCCTCTTGCGAGTCGGCGCTCACGTCCGACGAGAAGGAACTGGGTGTCGTGCTGCTCGACCTGGGCGGAGGCACGACGAAGGTCGCGCTGCTCCACCAGGGGAGCATTCGGCATTCGGCGGTCATACCGGCCGGGGGCAACAACCTTACGAACGACATCGCCATCGGCCTCCGCACGCCCCATGAGGACGCCGAACGGATCAAGTGCTGCTACGCCAGTGCGGTATATGTCCGGCCGGACCGGGACAACCTGATCGAAGTCCCCGGGGTCGGCGGCCGCGAGCCGCGGGAGGTGACGCGGGAGGAACTGGCCTTCGTGGTCGGACCGCGGATCAAGGAGTTGCTGTTACTCGCGCGGGAGGAGATCCGAAGCAGCGGTTTCGAAGACCTGGTGGGCACCGGGGTCGTCATCACGGGCGGCGGTGCGCTGATTCCGGGCATCGCGAAACAGGCGGAACAGGTCTTCGGCATGTCCGCGAAAATCGGCGCGCCGGAAGAGGTCCCCGGACTGGAAAACGACGAATACGCACCGACGTACGCCACGAGTGTCGGATTGTTGCGCTACGCCATGTACAACCTTTCGGAAAAGGAGCGGCTCCATGGTACGGAAGGAGGATTGCTGGACCGTATGATAAGCCGGATCGCGGCCCTGATGTAG
- the ftsZ gene encoding cell division protein FtsZ, with protein MSTFDFDAEPGLFARMKIIGVGGAGKNAVNHMVEIGVPGVDFLVANTDAQDLASSNVKYKIQLGHEITRGLGAGANPDVGRKAAEESRDVIAEHLTDIDMVFITAGMGGGTGTGAAPVIAQIAKELDVLAVGVVTKPFAFEGPKRAANAETGLAALKEHVDTVVIIPNQKLKEAVSHTTTFKDALKVADEVLLQATRGISDLVTLPGLINVDYADIRTTMENKGEALMGTGESEGDKRALEAAERAMRHPLLSDMDIDGAKDILLNISGGQDMTLFEVEEVMTTIQAAAGHTNIIMGTVLDESLEGKIRVTLIATGLDEAMSSPDEMLTRNILKFQPDRPEEIETPAFQRVKRNGFETEEVAVGDPSDDAVDNNGLDVPTYMRRRRAFGS; from the coding sequence ATGTCTACTTTCGACTTCGATGCGGAACCGGGACTGTTCGCTCGCATGAAGATCATCGGCGTGGGCGGCGCCGGAAAGAACGCCGTTAACCACATGGTTGAAATCGGCGTCCCGGGCGTCGATTTTCTGGTCGCCAACACGGACGCGCAGGACCTGGCGAGTTCCAATGTGAAGTACAAGATACAGCTGGGGCACGAGATCACCCGTGGGCTCGGCGCCGGCGCGAATCCGGACGTAGGGCGCAAGGCCGCGGAGGAAAGCCGGGACGTTATCGCGGAACACCTGACCGATATCGATATGGTCTTCATCACCGCGGGCATGGGGGGCGGCACGGGAACCGGCGCCGCACCGGTGATCGCGCAGATCGCCAAGGAACTGGACGTCCTGGCCGTCGGCGTCGTGACCAAGCCCTTTGCCTTCGAGGGACCCAAGCGGGCGGCGAACGCCGAAACCGGGCTCGCCGCATTGAAAGAGCATGTGGATACGGTCGTCATCATCCCCAACCAGAAGCTGAAGGAAGCCGTGAGCCACACCACGACTTTCAAAGACGCCCTGAAGGTGGCCGACGAGGTTCTGCTGCAGGCCACGCGCGGCATTTCGGACCTGGTCACCCTGCCCGGGCTGATCAACGTCGATTACGCCGATATCCGGACGACCATGGAGAACAAGGGCGAAGCCCTCATGGGCACCGGCGAATCCGAGGGGGACAAGCGCGCGCTGGAAGCGGCGGAACGGGCCATGCGGCACCCGCTGCTGTCGGACATGGACATAGACGGGGCCAAGGATATCCTGCTGAATATCTCGGGCGGCCAGGATATGACCCTGTTTGAAGTGGAAGAAGTGATGACCACGATCCAGGCGGCCGCGGGACACACCAACATCATCATGGGTACGGTCCTCGACGAGAGTCTGGAAGGCAAAATCCGGGTGACGTTGATCGCCACGGGACTGGACGAGGCGATGTCTTCTCCGGATGAAATGCTGACCCGGAACATCCTGAAGTTCCAGCCGGACCGTCCTGAAGAGATCGAGACCCCGGCTTTTCAACGGGTCAAGCGTAACGGGTTCGAGACGGAGGAAGTGGCCGTGGGCGACCCGTCCGACGACGCGGTCGACAACAACGGACTGGACGTGCCGACCTACATGCGCCGCCGCAGGGCTTTCGGTTCGTAG